In Acidianus brierleyi, one genomic interval encodes:
- a CDS encoding MFS transporter has translation MGYFDTLPFGVKIKTLFVSSAGFLLDGYDLSVISFAETFISKEMNLTAPLLGLVVSSSLIGMVIGSIILGNLADKLGRKKLMGIDLFFFSFFALTSAISQNFAELFASRLLLGIGIGGDYPISSTMLSEISPSANRGKYLVASVAMYWVGTLLANVANLLFLPVGIYFWRWVFLTGAIISIPVILLRLKLTESPRWLVSVGLLKEGPSKEDENKGAERFFDIFKGKLIYITLFASSVWFLFDVAAYGIGLYYPLILKQFAFPSAYKVIYGTIAISFAALLGYLLAGSLIDTLGRREVLLIGLGSMALLLFLGGITRITGGILVPYFMGFVALEQWAGAVTLFYPTELFPTSVRASGQGFATAVSRIGAILGVYFFPEMVSIIGFSSSLIFFASTSFIAFFISLIFAKETKRKQLEDTSIPLK, from the coding sequence ATGGGTTACTTTGATACTCTGCCTTTTGGAGTTAAAATTAAGACTCTATTTGTGTCTTCTGCTGGTTTTCTCTTGGACGGATATGATCTATCAGTAATATCTTTTGCAGAGACCTTTATTTCAAAAGAAATGAATTTAACTGCGCCATTGTTAGGTCTAGTTGTATCATCTTCTCTAATAGGTATGGTTATAGGTTCAATAATTTTAGGTAATTTAGCAGATAAATTGGGTAGGAAGAAACTTATGGGTATAGATCTATTTTTCTTTTCTTTCTTTGCATTAACTTCTGCAATTTCTCAAAATTTTGCTGAATTATTCGCCTCCAGGTTATTGTTAGGTATAGGTATAGGGGGAGATTATCCAATTAGTAGTACTATGTTGTCAGAGATCTCTCCTTCGGCTAATAGGGGAAAATATCTAGTTGCCTCTGTAGCGATGTATTGGGTAGGAACACTTTTAGCTAATGTTGCAAATTTATTATTCTTACCAGTAGGTATTTATTTCTGGAGATGGGTATTTCTAACAGGAGCAATAATATCAATTCCAGTTATTCTTTTACGGTTAAAGTTAACTGAATCTCCACGATGGCTTGTTTCAGTAGGATTACTTAAGGAAGGACCTAGTAAAGAAGATGAAAACAAGGGAGCTGAAAGATTTTTCGATATCTTTAAAGGCAAGTTAATTTATATTACTCTATTTGCTTCATCAGTCTGGTTTTTATTCGATGTTGCTGCTTATGGTATAGGTTTATATTATCCATTAATTTTGAAGCAATTTGCTTTTCCTTCAGCATATAAGGTAATTTATGGAACTATCGCAATTTCTTTTGCAGCCCTATTAGGATATCTATTAGCTGGAAGCCTAATAGATACTCTAGGAAGAAGAGAAGTGCTTTTAATAGGATTAGGCTCTATGGCATTACTTCTATTCCTAGGCGGAATTACAAGAATAACAGGAGGAATTTTAGTTCCATATTTCATGGGTTTCGTAGCACTAGAGCAATGGGCTGGGGCAGTAACATTGTTTTATCCAACAGAATTATTTCCAACATCAGTTAGAGCATCTGGACAAGGTTTTGCAACTGCTGTTAGTAGAATTGGAGCAATATTGGGTGTGTACTTCTTCCCTGAAATGGTGTCTATAATCGGATTTTCGTCATCTCTAATTTTCTTTGCATCAACTAGCTTCATAGCATTCTTTATATCTTTAATTTTTGCTAAAGAGACAAAGAGAAAACAACTAGAAGATACTTCTATTCCATTAAAATGA
- a CDS encoding adenosylcobinamide amidohydrolase: MHVLYDLNGNYFSLTSALFPEGISYVNKVMIIFVDHNYCSDNPWKDAYEYCSKFIDCKNTVIFMTAAKNYIFKKTDYGKIIISAGIGESAENAGKTINIGVFLDEGVNINGLIDLIRTVTEAKSGALMDLSMKITGTVSDAVAVGAKVGNISFLGPGTPLGKKIALEIRETLKFLLRKD, encoded by the coding sequence ATGCATGTTCTGTATGATCTAAATGGGAATTATTTTTCTTTAACTTCTGCACTTTTTCCTGAAGGGATTTCGTATGTAAATAAGGTTATGATAATCTTTGTAGATCATAATTATTGTAGTGATAATCCTTGGAAAGACGCTTATGAATACTGTTCTAAGTTTATAGACTGTAAGAATACTGTTATTTTTATGACTGCTGCTAAGAATTACATTTTTAAGAAGACTGATTACGGTAAAATTATAATAAGTGCAGGAATAGGAGAAAGTGCTGAAAACGCAGGAAAGACAATAAATATTGGAGTATTTCTAGATGAAGGAGTTAATATAAACGGGCTTATTGATTTGATTAGGACAGTTACAGAAGCAAAAAGTGGAGCTTTAATGGATCTATCAATGAAAATTACAGGGACAGTAAGTGATGCTGTAGCTGTGGGAGCTAAAGTCGGTAATATATCCTTCTTAGGTCCTGGAACTCCATTAGGTAAAAAGATTGCTCTCGAAATAAGGGAAACATTAAAGTTTTTACTCCGTAAAGATTAA
- a CDS encoding cbb3-type cytochrome c oxidase subunit I, which yields MSSVTKGLVNLVNVVFQLDKPWVSRITMAMIVMSLIWGMLGLVDALMVRIQEAAWATTASLVITSQEYYASIALHAMRDLFGFAVQLEMAIFIFLSLRILNMQPRMKWFLNIGFILFNIAFMLIEGPIVAFPTFNDNYFPANSWYYLSPYGVPNYSQAVVSPLWFFGWELMDAGVYIMVIWLIYHFYLATKTMKEKLPIFAVFALMTSLMIAIGWSGEVAANTWDILAYYGLVGLNVISNQIAFGILWHSIVYISWMPAVGAMYYLIPTLANRPIYSDRSARIAALLYLVFSNNVPIHHLYMVNLPVGIKILQEVLTYGVVVPSMMTFLNLWATVKGVNIKMNLIAAWISISFAGSIAAGVTGIANGDLSFDAIIHDSMWVPGHFHAMIFWSIVPAGFATLYYMIPMLTGRQWYSNKIGWIHMIGYMIGTTMVIYGMDALGLTGLIRKAEIFPLIPAYITPEVIATAGAFIADIATLGWLGNVVLTLLKGRTGNFENLSIDDAVSTVAMYLSAPSLTEIKNDLKITRFEKVLKINKVKQ from the coding sequence ATGAGTTCAGTTACAAAAGGATTGGTAAATCTTGTTAATGTTGTATTTCAATTAGATAAACCTTGGGTATCGAGAATAACTATGGCAATGATCGTAATGAGCCTAATATGGGGAATGCTAGGTTTAGTTGACGCATTAATGGTTAGAATTCAAGAAGCGGCATGGGCTACAACAGCTTCTCTAGTAATAACTTCACAAGAATATTATGCGTCAATAGCATTACATGCAATGAGGGATTTATTTGGATTTGCAGTGCAACTAGAAATGGCAATTTTCATATTTCTATCACTTAGGATACTAAATATGCAACCAAGAATGAAATGGTTCCTCAATATAGGATTCATTCTATTCAATATAGCTTTCATGTTGATAGAAGGTCCAATAGTAGCATTTCCAACATTTAATGATAATTATTTCCCAGCTAACAGTTGGTATTACTTATCACCATACGGTGTACCAAACTATTCTCAAGCAGTTGTTAGTCCATTATGGTTCTTCGGCTGGGAATTAATGGATGCAGGAGTATATATAATGGTAATATGGCTAATTTATCATTTCTATTTGGCAACAAAGACAATGAAAGAAAAATTACCTATATTTGCAGTTTTCGCATTAATGACATCATTAATGATAGCTATTGGATGGAGCGGAGAAGTAGCAGCTAACACTTGGGATATTTTAGCATACTATGGATTAGTAGGGTTAAACGTAATTTCTAACCAAATAGCATTCGGTATATTATGGCATTCAATAGTTTACATTTCTTGGATGCCTGCAGTAGGTGCCATGTATTACCTTATTCCAACTTTAGCAAACAGGCCAATTTATAGTGATAGAAGCGCTAGGATTGCTGCACTATTATACCTAGTATTCTCAAATAACGTTCCGATACACCACTTATACATGGTAAACTTACCAGTAGGAATAAAGATATTACAAGAAGTATTAACATATGGTGTAGTAGTACCATCAATGATGACATTCTTGAATTTATGGGCTACAGTAAAAGGCGTAAATATTAAGATGAACTTGATTGCTGCATGGATATCAATTAGTTTTGCTGGTTCAATAGCCGCAGGTGTAACTGGGATAGCTAACGGAGATTTAAGTTTTGATGCTATAATCCATGATAGTATGTGGGTGCCTGGTCACTTCCATGCTATGATATTCTGGTCAATAGTTCCAGCAGGATTTGCAACATTGTATTACATGATACCAATGTTAACTGGAAGGCAATGGTATTCTAATAAAATAGGCTGGATTCACATGATCGGATATATGATAGGAACTACAATGGTAATATATGGTATGGACGCTTTAGGCTTAACTGGTTTAATAAGAAAGGCTGAGATATTCCCCTTAATACCTGCATATATAACACCAGAAGTAATAGCTACAGCTGGAGCATTTATAGCAGATATAGCTACATTAGGTTGGTTAGGTAATGTAGTATTAACATTACTGAAAGGAAGAACTGGAAACTTCGAAAATCTAAGTATTGATGACGCTGTATCTACGGTAGCAATGTACTTAAGTGCACCTTCATTAACCGAAATAAAGAACGATCTAAAAATAACTAGATTTGAAAAAGTATTAAAGATAAACAAAGTAAAACAGTAA
- a CDS encoding DNA double-strand break repair nuclease NurA, protein MLSEAQVRNYIYTISREISSIKNTLPQVIRNYEESAFGEEFSIVSLSELSNKFNEIEEKHVNEISSVDSSTRYLRDTTVGIVMTGMATFSTKEGLILAPYDKEIRFLGISANKDILTKIEDIINTKHIAIRNYIGDYFDQDYRLDDVADELRLESENSAIDDMNGLIIMDGPIYPTPLELTNVFEFRNMSRETHRKAYASLVRDRLNKIKDKEVIGIVKRLENSKKLYKLDEIQKILGKLPPITDPEVLRLLYHKLCKGESICILGPFMLSYQINVEGILKDVPPKYAYYVIVKRIVGPSSFFRVESLNLNTLQYIKSIFSRISCRGIPTWIEIVDTASKKISSSLFIIGYEISSSFLDIIHDDKLAFDTEVRSF, encoded by the coding sequence ATGCTGTCGGAAGCTCAAGTAAGGAATTATATTTACACCATTTCGAGAGAGATATCATCTATAAAAAATACTTTACCTCAAGTTATTAGAAATTACGAAGAGTCTGCGTTCGGAGAGGAATTTTCAATAGTATCTCTTTCTGAGCTTAGTAATAAATTTAATGAAATTGAAGAAAAACATGTTAATGAAATATCTAGTGTAGATTCATCAACGAGATATCTTAGGGATACTACTGTAGGGATAGTGATGACTGGGATGGCTACTTTCTCTACAAAAGAGGGATTGATTTTAGCCCCATATGATAAGGAAATAAGATTTCTTGGAATTTCTGCAAATAAAGATATTTTAACGAAAATAGAGGATATTATAAATACAAAACATATAGCTATAAGAAATTATATAGGAGACTATTTTGATCAAGATTATAGATTAGACGATGTTGCTGACGAATTAAGGTTAGAGTCAGAAAATTCGGCCATTGATGATATGAACGGATTAATAATAATGGATGGTCCTATATATCCTACTCCATTAGAATTAACGAATGTTTTTGAATTTAGAAATATGTCAAGGGAGACCCATAGGAAAGCCTATGCTTCTTTAGTTAGGGATAGACTAAATAAAATAAAAGATAAAGAAGTTATTGGAATAGTAAAAAGATTAGAAAATTCTAAAAAACTGTATAAACTAGACGAAATCCAAAAAATTCTAGGTAAGCTACCTCCTATAACTGATCCGGAAGTACTTAGATTACTTTATCATAAATTATGTAAAGGTGAATCTATATGTATTTTAGGTCCTTTTATGTTATCATATCAAATTAATGTTGAGGGAATATTGAAAGACGTTCCTCCAAAATATGCTTATTATGTTATTGTAAAAAGAATAGTAGGGCCATCATCTTTTTTCAGAGTGGAGTCCTTAAATTTAAATACATTACAATATATAAAAAGTATATTTTCAAGGATTAGTTGTAGAGGTATACCAACATGGATAGAAATAGTAGATACTGCAAGTAAAAAAATCTCTTCTTCGTTATTTATAATAGGATATGAGATTTCTTCATCTTTCCTTGATATAATACATGATGATAAATTAGCTTTTGATACTGAAGTTAGATCATTTTAG
- a CDS encoding winged helix-turn-helix transcriptional regulator, with protein sequence MDELNRKILLMLLKDYNSSQRFIAKKLGISPPAVNYRIDKLLSDGIIRKISLYINPNFYGKYHGYVAFKNYKNWNGEYIAKFECLERTTIYEIESKSIEDLKSKINSMSEELGTPEMIYIPTQYPYSPSNFDFKLVSIMKDDPKIESIQISEKIKVSSKTVRRHIRYLINKNFMRLIPVVDLNKAGISMFAIFTKNVEIARKLFSEINFREISDNKAGIFVNIANDMEEIKRYTDKMREFDKEAELMVTYSYDFS encoded by the coding sequence ATGGACGAATTAAACAGAAAGATTTTACTTATGCTATTAAAGGATTATAACTCCTCTCAAAGATTTATAGCTAAAAAGCTAGGTATATCACCTCCTGCAGTAAATTATAGGATTGATAAATTACTATCTGATGGAATAATAAGGAAAATTTCTCTGTACATAAATCCTAATTTTTATGGGAAATATCACGGATATGTAGCATTTAAAAACTACAAAAATTGGAACGGAGAATATATTGCCAAGTTCGAATGTCTGGAAAGAACTACCATTTATGAAATAGAGTCCAAAAGTATTGAAGATCTTAAATCTAAAATAAATTCCATGTCAGAAGAATTAGGGACACCAGAAATGATATATATTCCTACGCAGTATCCTTATAGTCCGTCCAATTTTGATTTTAAATTAGTTTCAATAATGAAGGATGACCCAAAGATAGAAAGCATTCAAATATCTGAGAAAATTAAAGTCTCATCAAAAACGGTTAGAAGACATATAAGATATTTAATTAATAAAAATTTTATGAGATTAATTCCAGTAGTCGACTTGAATAAAGCAGGTATTTCAATGTTTGCTATTTTTACTAAAAACGTGGAAATCGCTAGAAAACTTTTTTCTGAAATAAACTTTAGGGAAATAAGCGACAATAAAGCAGGTATATTTGTTAATATTGCCAATGATATGGAAGAAATAAAAAGATATACTGATAAAATGAGAGAATTTGATAAGGAAGCAGAACTAATGGTAACATATAGCTACGATTTTTCTTAA
- a CDS encoding ATP-binding cassette domain-containing protein yields the protein MLIKGLNVKILNKEILKEINLEINKGINLILGPNGSGKTTLLRTIIGMIKPSGGEIVVNEDKSYVPAEFFEVQMKVIDVLLSGGKYTLERYKRYIQFLNVERYLNRDFSTLSTGEKKIVLITKALSEGNLVIMDEPTSGLDMRNSIIIMKVIKKIKDKTFLITTHDVNMIQIADNVILIKGGKIVFQGNPKDVTEDILSELYEIPIKKYEINGEVFFKAI from the coding sequence TTGCTAATCAAGGGACTTAATGTAAAAATACTTAACAAGGAAATTTTAAAGGAAATAAACCTTGAAATAAATAAAGGAATTAATTTAATTTTAGGCCCTAATGGATCTGGGAAAACTACACTATTAAGGACAATAATAGGCATGATAAAACCATCTGGTGGTGAAATTGTTGTAAACGAGGACAAGTCTTATGTACCTGCAGAATTTTTTGAGGTACAAATGAAAGTAATTGATGTTCTTCTTTCTGGTGGAAAGTATACTTTAGAAAGATATAAAAGATATATACAATTTTTAAATGTAGAAAGATACTTAAATCGTGATTTCTCAACTTTAAGTACTGGAGAAAAAAAGATTGTTTTAATAACAAAAGCCCTTTCTGAAGGAAACTTAGTTATTATGGATGAACCTACGTCTGGTTTAGATATGAGAAACTCAATTATTATAATGAAAGTAATAAAAAAGATAAAAGATAAAACATTTTTAATAACTACTCATGATGTTAATATGATACAAATAGCCGATAATGTTATTTTAATTAAAGGTGGAAAGATAGTATTTCAAGGTAATCCAAAAGATGTTACAGAAGATATTCTTTCAGAACTCTATGAGATTCCAATAAAAAAATACGAAATTAATGGAGAAGTTTTCTTTAAGGCTATTTAG
- a CDS encoding ABC transporter substrate-binding protein encodes MKSEYIAILIVVLVAIAGLTLYDYIKTKSPSSVIITAQQNTQRIVSLAPSDTQILVSLGLGKHIIGIDEYSYQLLKYLNMTSQLPSNVTIFQQIYPPNISGIVSLNPTKVVGEIGLLGSYVGKLNASGLHLVLTNNDYASNFYQIEDSIKYLGNIFNSTNQSQELINWMNSKISNFTTSGNSTVAYLLWICPNEEFYTAGGNTFISNIISLSGGINVFAGYSDYPVLDPSQLIESNPHVIIVQEIYNVSYTEYLISHLPGIQNVTAYKEHRIYILSEGMPANLMNEPGPLAVYSIQMIKLIINGEAPQYINTSWIIKNINPDLPVF; translated from the coding sequence ATGAAATCAGAGTATATAGCTATTCTCATTGTAGTTTTAGTAGCTATAGCTGGATTAACATTATATGATTATATTAAAACAAAATCTCCATCATCTGTAATAATCACAGCTCAACAAAATACTCAAAGAATAGTATCTTTAGCTCCTAGTGATACTCAAATATTAGTTTCTTTAGGTCTAGGTAAACATATAATTGGAATTGATGAATATTCTTATCAACTTTTAAAATATCTAAATATGACATCACAATTGCCATCAAATGTTACCATATTTCAACAAATTTATCCTCCTAATATTTCTGGAATTGTTTCATTAAATCCAACAAAAGTCGTGGGAGAGATTGGACTTTTAGGCTCCTATGTAGGAAAACTCAACGCTAGTGGTCTCCACTTAGTTCTAACTAATAATGATTATGCTTCAAACTTTTATCAAATAGAAGATTCCATAAAATATTTAGGAAACATATTTAACTCTACTAATCAAAGCCAGGAATTAATAAACTGGATGAATTCTAAAATAAGCAATTTTACAACGAGTGGAAATTCTACAGTAGCTTATTTATTATGGATATGTCCTAATGAAGAGTTTTATACAGCGGGAGGTAATACTTTCATTAGCAATATTATTTCGTTATCAGGAGGGATAAACGTCTTTGCTGGATATTCTGATTATCCAGTGTTAGATCCATCGCAACTAATAGAAAGTAATCCTCACGTCATAATTGTTCAAGAAATTTATAACGTTAGTTATACCGAATATTTGATCTCACATTTACCGGGAATACAAAATGTAACAGCGTATAAAGAACACAGAATATATATTCTATCCGAAGGAATGCCTGCAAATCTAATGAATGAACCTGGTCCTTTAGCAGTTTACTCCATTCAAATGATTAAGTTAATTATTAATGGCGAGGCTCCTCAATACATTAATACGTCATGGATAATAAAGAACATAAATCCAGATTTACCGGTGTTTTAA
- a CDS encoding maleate cis-trans isomerase family protein has product MPGGRGRIGLILPSNNAAMEYDLWKMAPEGVTIHTTRMKPTKGCEPTDVNAFEKEIKETYSLIQEVSDVVIYGRTYGTHKHVNIIKDIIKNVVIPEEEVIRILKKLGIKRVWVGTPYIKERTLEEVEWIKNNGFEVTGFDGLGKIRGVDISNTPIFTIYRLVKKHLVEVLKADAVYIACTALSTYEAAQYLYQDLGIPIITENSAAMWGALERIKIKIKFPGFEA; this is encoded by the coding sequence ATGCCAGGCGGAAGAGGAAGAATAGGTTTAATCTTACCTTCTAATAACGCGGCGATGGAATACGATTTATGGAAAATGGCTCCTGAAGGAGTTACTATACATACTACTAGAATGAAGCCTACTAAGGGGTGTGAACCAACTGACGTTAATGCGTTCGAAAAGGAAATAAAAGAAACATATTCTCTAATACAAGAAGTATCAGATGTAGTTATTTACGGTAGAACATATGGTACGCATAAGCACGTTAATATTATAAAAGATATTATAAAAAACGTGGTAATACCAGAAGAGGAAGTTATAAGGATACTGAAAAAACTAGGTATCAAAAGAGTATGGGTAGGCACTCCATATATAAAAGAAAGAACCTTAGAAGAGGTAGAATGGATAAAAAATAATGGTTTTGAAGTTACTGGTTTTGATGGATTAGGAAAAATAAGAGGAGTTGATATTTCTAATACTCCTATATTTACGATATATAGACTCGTTAAGAAGCATTTAGTAGAGGTTCTTAAAGCAGATGCTGTTTATATTGCATGTACTGCATTATCGACTTATGAGGCAGCACAATATCTTTATCAAGATTTGGGTATTCCTATTATAACAGAAAATTCTGCAGCAATGTGGGGTGCATTGGAAAGAATAAAAATTAAAATAAAATTTCCTGGGTTTGAAGCATGA
- a CDS encoding iron ABC transporter permease: MKLKIMFFVLILMLSFLLSLIYGSVKIPIQDIFRPEGVYKIIFLEIRLPTVISAAIIGAVLSISGAIMQLLLRNPLLDPYISGTASGGAFGAVLSYFLLAFNLPFSWIIYVSPVIAFVFALFSTFLTIAIGRKGGVYGIVIGGVVISYIFSSLITILLTFMEIRYPQVPPLVFWLLGDIQVIGWNYVIILALLSFSIIFLAIKFSRKIDLASISDEMAYSSGLNPSKFRIFWISIISIITGYIVSQVGIIGFIGIIVPHIVRRFFSGSSTQLIPFSALLGSSVLLLSNLVADGSLGFKIPITAITSLIASPIIIYVLVKGIANQGT, translated from the coding sequence ATGAAGCTAAAGATAATGTTTTTTGTTTTGATCTTAATGCTTTCTTTTTTATTATCTTTAATTTATGGTTCAGTAAAAATTCCTATTCAGGACATATTTAGACCTGAAGGAGTATACAAAATAATATTTCTTGAAATAAGATTGCCAACAGTAATTTCTGCAGCAATTATTGGTGCAGTGTTATCTATTTCTGGTGCTATAATGCAATTACTTTTAAGAAACCCTTTACTTGATCCATATATTAGCGGTACTGCGTCTGGAGGGGCTTTCGGTGCAGTATTATCTTATTTTTTGCTAGCGTTTAATTTACCTTTTAGTTGGATAATTTATGTTTCTCCTGTTATTGCATTTGTTTTTGCATTATTCTCAACATTCTTAACCATAGCTATAGGTAGGAAAGGTGGGGTATATGGTATAGTTATAGGCGGTGTTGTAATTTCATATATTTTTTCTTCATTAATCACTATTTTGCTAACATTTATGGAAATTAGATATCCTCAAGTTCCTCCTTTAGTTTTCTGGTTACTTGGAGATATTCAAGTAATAGGATGGAATTATGTAATAATTCTTGCTTTATTATCCTTTTCTATTATATTTTTAGCTATTAAATTTTCGAGAAAAATAGATTTAGCATCAATAAGCGATGAGATGGCTTATTCTTCTGGATTAAATCCATCAAAATTCAGAATATTCTGGATTTCCATAATAAGTATAATAACTGGATATATAGTTTCTCAAGTAGGAATAATAGGATTTATAGGAATAATAGTTCCTCATATAGTTAGAAGATTCTTTAGTGGAAGTTCAACGCAATTGATACCGTTTTCGGCACTACTTGGATCTTCGGTACTACTATTAAGTAATTTAGTAGCTGATGGTAGTTTAGGTTTTAAAATACCAATAACAGCAATTACTTCGCTCATAGCATCGCCTATAATTATTTATGTGCTGGTGAAGGGTATTGCTAATCAAGGGACTTAA
- a CDS encoding CRISPR-associated protein Cas4 produces the protein MVVKEIIYKHLSSTSISEFYEGEYWPSQIWNCMRKQYYSRISPIPQTLDSAKITILGTIIHEFIADILKKEENIKVMSEVPVRIPHPSDNIVITGRADDIILVSVGRTRYVIEVKTVEDVEEKKLKRYIPKKEHRAQLNLYLKAFPNSKGILLYVDRGNFEIEEFEVEFDQDLYNETVKRVEDLHNYLMRKTLPSAEAKNNPEMRWQCDYCDYRAKCEREDKH, from the coding sequence ATGGTAGTTAAGGAAATAATTTACAAACACTTAAGTTCAACTTCTATTTCAGAATTTTATGAAGGCGAATATTGGCCTTCACAAATTTGGAATTGCATGAGGAAACAGTATTATTCCAGAATTTCTCCAATACCTCAAACTTTAGACAGTGCTAAAATAACTATCTTGGGTACAATAATTCATGAATTTATTGCGGATATCTTAAAAAAAGAGGAAAATATAAAAGTAATGAGCGAAGTACCCGTTAGAATACCACATCCATCAGACAATATAGTCATAACTGGAAGAGCCGATGACATAATCTTAGTTTCGGTAGGAAGAACTAGATATGTCATTGAAGTGAAAACTGTAGAAGACGTAGAAGAGAAGAAACTAAAAAGATATATACCTAAAAAGGAACATAGGGCCCAACTGAATCTATATCTTAAGGCATTTCCTAACTCTAAGGGTATACTTCTCTATGTAGATAGAGGGAATTTCGAGATTGAAGAATTTGAAGTAGAATTTGACCAAGATTTATATAATGAAACTGTAAAGCGAGTAGAAGATCTACATAATTATCTTATGAGGAAAACTCTTCCATCAGCAGAGGCTAAGAATAATCCTGAAATGAGATGGCAGTGTGATTATTGTGATTATAGAGCTAAATGTGAAAGAGAAGATAAACATTAG
- a CDS encoding potassium channel family protein — translation MEKKEIWNKFLLPIMENFAAPYSVLRRIFPQIFLLGLIVYFNSLIFVYFQHLDWISAIYAGINVVTTVGLYAPNINQMPSTEKLFLTVTIIFAVGLYASMVQSIVSTVVKRSTWLDAKARWRGSHMRSHTVVIGKGEVILSSAKRLEKLGVDYVVLTSSKEISDSLKSDRVILGDPTKDKDLLDAGIMEAKNAIICMDDDMNTLLVTLKVQKLNPPLSVIAVVKNENIADEFKTAGADIVIPYEEIVGRITAAAAVSNNVAGLIFSMNKVREDIVIGVFDIKNKIMIKDLPKEVIPLAIVKDGKINPYFSKDTELEQGESLIILGNPSSFKRVRDIVG, via the coding sequence TTGGAGAAGAAGGAAATATGGAACAAATTTCTTTTACCAATAATGGAGAATTTTGCTGCTCCTTATTCCGTCTTAAGGAGAATTTTCCCTCAAATATTTTTACTTGGATTAATAGTATATTTCAATTCACTAATATTTGTATATTTTCAGCATCTAGACTGGATATCTGCAATATACGCAGGCATAAATGTAGTAACTACTGTTGGGTTATATGCACCAAATATAAATCAAATGCCAAGTACAGAAAAATTATTCCTTACAGTTACAATAATATTCGCAGTAGGATTGTACGCAAGTATGGTGCAATCAATAGTATCCACAGTAGTGAAAAGGAGTACATGGTTAGATGCCAAAGCTAGATGGAGGGGATCGCATATGAGATCACATACAGTAGTTATAGGGAAAGGAGAAGTAATCCTAAGTTCTGCAAAAAGATTAGAAAAATTGGGAGTAGATTACGTAGTTTTAACGTCGTCTAAAGAAATTTCTGATTCATTAAAAAGTGATAGAGTAATTCTAGGTGATCCGACAAAGGATAAAGATCTTCTAGATGCAGGTATAATGGAAGCTAAAAACGCGATTATATGTATGGATGACGACATGAATACCTTATTAGTAACTCTAAAAGTTCAAAAGCTAAATCCTCCGTTAAGTGTAATAGCTGTAGTAAAAAACGAGAATATAGCAGATGAGTTCAAGACTGCAGGAGCAGACATTGTAATACCTTATGAGGAAATAGTAGGCAGAATAACAGCTGCAGCAGCAGTGTCAAATAACGTAGCTGGTTTAATTTTCTCAATGAATAAAGTAAGGGAAGATATAGTCATTGGAGTATTTGATATAAAAAACAAAATAATGATTAAGGACTTACCTAAAGAAGTTATACCTCTTGCAATAGTTAAAGACGGAAAAATAAATCCATACTTTTCTAAAGATACTGAATTAGAACAAGGAGAATCATTAATAATTTTAGGTAATCCTTCTTCTTTTAAAAGAGTAAGAGATATCGTAGGTTAA